A genomic region of Thermodesulfobium narugense DSM 14796 contains the following coding sequences:
- a CDS encoding tRNA lysidine(34) synthetase, which yields MGLIKRTLNKILELDYKYSILPNNTTLAVGLSGGKDSLITLWALNEVLRHRKEKYKLCAVLVDQGFPGFSYDKIKDYLILNGIPYIERKSYIYSSLSKSESPCAICSHLRRGALVDGAKIMGATHLALGHHLDDLLEGIVMTIAMNGRPNVLVPIKYLSRRDIYLIRPLLLVEEEHIRILSKKIQGINPVESECPYSKDSERIKIKNWLYQGYNNWKVMHQHMASWARLLLEEEMKKQRNI from the coding sequence TTGGGACTGATTAAAAGAACTCTTAATAAAATATTGGAGCTTGATTATAAGTATTCAATACTTCCAAATAATACTACTCTTGCTGTTGGTTTATCTGGAGGTAAAGATAGTTTAATAACGCTTTGGGCTCTAAACGAAGTTTTAAGACATCGAAAGGAAAAGTATAAGCTTTGTGCAGTCCTTGTTGATCAGGGATTTCCTGGCTTTAGCTACGATAAAATTAAAGATTATCTGATTTTAAATGGAATACCATATATAGAGAGGAAATCTTATATATATAGTTCCCTGTCAAAAAGTGAATCTCCTTGTGCCATTTGTTCTCACCTTAGACGAGGTGCATTAGTAGACGGTGCAAAAATTATGGGGGCTACACATTTAGCTTTAGGCCATCATCTTGACGATCTCTTAGAAGGAATAGTAATGACAATAGCTATGAATGGAAGACCCAATGTTCTTGTGCCAATTAAATATTTGTCAAGAAGGGATATTTACCTAATTAGGCCACTTCTCTTAGTTGAGGAAGAGCATATTAGGATACTTTCAAAGAAGATTCAAGGTATAAATCCTGTGGAATCAGAGTGCCCATATAGCAAGGATAGCGAAAGGATAAAAATAAAAAATTGGCTTTATCAAGGGTATAACAATTGGAAAGTAATGCATCAGCACATGGCTTCCTGGGCAAGATTGCTTCTTGAAGAAGAAATGAAAAAACAACGAAATATATAA
- a CDS encoding (Fe-S)-binding protein, protein MNFDRNIEKGRFPQRWWEDERLKTVQTMDKGEKHLVPFLAPKIYPLEPLDKPFDETELESRFVSAFARVLSEHRQLKVYMESCVKCGACVNACHTYQGTGELRNIPVMRADLLRRYYKKYFTTQGAILGPIVGAERVTLDGLKEMYYYFYQCSQCRRCSYYCPMGIDTAEITRYGREILVQCGFVSQFHWSVLTSMWKTGNHMVITKPGLMDTVEFLEEELKEETGVDIKIPVDDWDAELLYNPSSADFFAYPDTMMGVAKVMHAAGIRWTISSDIIETGNFGLFLHENTMRMLNKRLIDQTFKMKDCKEVVLGECAHGWRTWKMMTKTVNGEWVDKKFHYVHLVHKLIELLDNGIIKVDPSRYEGMRVTLHDSCNNARAGGLIEEPRYVLSKILPEGSFVEMTPNREMNWCCGGGTGILWDDPESIKLRIALSKNKAEQYKSVNPDIAVVICSIGKAHNTFIVHDGYKSELDHVKIKGLVDLVGDAIVDFPFPESKYAKS, encoded by the coding sequence ATGAACTTTGATAGAAATATAGAGAAGGGAAGATTCCCTCAGAGATGGTGGGAAGATGAAAGATTAAAAACAGTCCAGACTATGGATAAGGGTGAGAAGCATTTAGTGCCATTTTTAGCTCCAAAGATTTATCCTCTTGAGCCATTGGACAAACCTTTTGATGAAACGGAATTAGAATCTCGCTTTGTGAGCGCTTTTGCTCGAGTTTTGTCCGAGCACAGACAGCTAAAGGTTTATATGGAGAGTTGTGTAAAGTGTGGAGCATGTGTTAACGCCTGCCACACCTATCAAGGGACAGGTGAGCTTAGAAATATACCCGTTATGAGAGCAGATCTCTTGAGGAGGTATTACAAAAAATACTTTACTACTCAGGGCGCAATTCTTGGACCTATTGTAGGAGCAGAAAGAGTTACATTAGATGGCTTAAAAGAAATGTATTATTATTTTTATCAGTGTTCTCAGTGTAGAAGGTGTTCATATTATTGTCCTATGGGCATTGATACTGCTGAAATTACAAGATATGGTAGAGAGATACTTGTTCAATGTGGCTTTGTATCTCAATTTCACTGGAGCGTTTTAACTTCTATGTGGAAGACTGGTAACCATATGGTTATTACTAAGCCAGGCCTTATGGATACCGTGGAATTTCTCGAAGAAGAACTTAAAGAGGAAACAGGAGTGGACATAAAGATTCCAGTTGATGATTGGGATGCTGAACTACTTTATAACCCTTCTTCTGCAGACTTTTTTGCTTATCCCGATACTATGATGGGTGTGGCAAAGGTAATGCACGCTGCAGGAATAAGGTGGACGATTTCAAGCGATATTATAGAAACGGGTAACTTCGGCTTGTTTTTACACGAGAACACAATGAGAATGTTGAACAAGCGCCTAATAGATCAGACCTTTAAGATGAAAGATTGTAAAGAAGTTGTTCTAGGCGAATGCGCTCACGGTTGGAGAACATGGAAGATGATGACTAAGACTGTAAACGGAGAGTGGGTTGATAAAAAGTTCCACTATGTACACCTTGTTCACAAGTTAATTGAGTTGTTAGATAATGGGATTATAAAAGTAGATCCGTCCAGGTATGAAGGAATGAGGGTGACGCTTCACGACTCATGCAACAATGCTAGGGCAGGTGGTCTTATAGAAGAGCCCCGGTATGTTCTTTCAAAGATATTACCTGAGGGATCGTTTGTTGAGATGACCCCAAACAGAGAGATGAACTGGTGTTGTGGAGGTGGAACAGGAATATTGTGGGATGACCCTGAAAGCATAAAACTAAGAATTGCGCTTTCAAAAAATAAAGCTGAACAGTATAAATCAGTAAATCCAGATATAGCTGTCGTAATATGTTCTATTGGAAAAGCGCATAATACCTTTATAGTTCATGACGGATATAAAAGTGAACTTGATCATGTAAAGATTAAAGGTTTAGTTGACCTAGTAGGCGATGCAATTGTAGATTTCCCCTTTCCTGAGAGTAAATATGCTAAGTCATAA
- the metE gene encoding 5-methyltetrahydropteroyltriglutamate--homocysteine S-methyltransferase, with translation MLKTSVVGYPRIGEKRELKFLLENFWQDKIDEEEFISKYHELELSRCKLQSEFGIDLIPVGDMSMYDHVLDTAYMFGVIPKRFGKPNGLDLSVYFSMARGSKDAPAMEMTKWFDTNYHYLVPEIDDEQNFYLNYPFVLESFKRAKEAGIITKPVILGGFTFLKLSKSYSSKRFKDLLLKLAPIYVELIQLLEKEGAQYVQIDEPYLVLGLTSDELKIFREFYYNILPYLSCKTILQTYFEGVPELEMLYELPFKGFGLDFCRSDENLNKILNTDFPENKFLVAGLINGRNIWKSDLTKVIKVLDKIKTKVHPDRIILSTSCSLMFIPSSDKNSEDFPKELINRLSFAKDRLKELYILKEFLNGNNSFSSKIEESHKIWEKTPGTFFIEEVHNKVKNLKKEDFIRKEPFEERYKVQMDELKLGLFPTTTIGSFPQTKELRAKRAAFKSGTISREEYTSYIKSLIEDVIKKQEELGLDVFVHGEFERTDMVEFFGEKLQGFTTSKFAWVQSYGSRCVRPPIIYADIKRNAPMTLDEIIYAQSLTKKPVKGMLTGPVTILNWSFVREDIPREEVAYQIALALAEEILDLEKSGIKIIQIDEPAFREGLPLRKSNREKYIDWAIKSFRLTNSNVKKNTQIHTHMCYSEFNEMIDAIYAMDSDVISIEASRSKGDILEVFEKFKYDHGIGLGTYDIHSPRVPSVSEILEILERSIKVIDKKLIWVNPDCGLKTRGWEETIPSLKNMVEAAKIMRARYNK, from the coding sequence TTGTTGAAAACTAGCGTTGTAGGTTATCCAAGAATCGGTGAAAAAAGAGAACTAAAGTTTCTTTTAGAAAACTTTTGGCAGGACAAAATCGATGAAGAAGAATTTATATCAAAGTATCATGAACTAGAACTTTCAAGATGCAAACTCCAATCAGAATTTGGCATAGACTTAATACCTGTAGGCGATATGTCAATGTACGATCACGTACTTGATACAGCTTATATGTTTGGAGTAATCCCAAAAAGGTTTGGCAAACCCAATGGCCTTGATTTATCAGTTTATTTTTCTATGGCCAGAGGATCAAAAGATGCTCCAGCAATGGAAATGACAAAGTGGTTTGATACAAATTATCACTATCTTGTACCAGAAATAGATGATGAACAAAACTTTTACTTAAATTATCCATTTGTATTAGAGTCGTTTAAAAGAGCAAAAGAAGCTGGAATTATCACAAAGCCTGTAATTTTAGGTGGTTTTACCTTTCTTAAATTATCAAAATCATATTCATCAAAAAGATTTAAAGATCTTTTGTTAAAATTGGCTCCAATATATGTTGAATTAATTCAACTATTAGAGAAAGAAGGTGCACAATACGTTCAAATAGACGAGCCATATTTAGTTTTGGGCCTTACATCCGATGAACTAAAAATATTCAGAGAATTTTATTACAACATTTTGCCTTATTTAAGTTGCAAAACTATTTTACAAACCTATTTTGAAGGCGTACCAGAACTAGAAATGCTTTATGAATTGCCATTTAAGGGTTTTGGACTTGATTTTTGTAGGTCTGATGAAAATCTTAACAAGATTCTAAATACAGACTTTCCTGAAAATAAGTTTTTGGTTGCAGGCTTAATAAACGGCAGAAATATCTGGAAATCAGACTTAACAAAAGTAATAAAGGTTTTGGATAAAATTAAAACCAAAGTACATCCAGATAGGATTATACTTTCTACAAGCTGTTCTCTAATGTTCATTCCTTCCTCTGACAAAAACTCTGAGGATTTTCCTAAAGAACTAATTAATAGGCTTTCTTTTGCAAAGGATAGACTTAAAGAGCTATATATTTTAAAGGAATTTTTAAACGGCAACAATTCTTTTTCTTCAAAGATAGAAGAATCACACAAGATATGGGAAAAAACTCCTGGAACCTTTTTCATAGAAGAAGTACACAATAAAGTAAAGAATTTAAAAAAGGAAGATTTTATAAGGAAGGAACCCTTCGAAGAAAGATACAAAGTCCAAATGGACGAACTTAAACTTGGATTGTTTCCTACTACCACCATTGGCAGTTTCCCACAAACCAAAGAACTTAGAGCGAAAAGAGCAGCTTTCAAATCGGGTACGATTTCCAGAGAAGAGTATACTTCATATATCAAAAGCCTTATAGAAGATGTAATCAAAAAACAAGAAGAGTTGGGTCTTGACGTATTTGTACACGGCGAATTTGAAAGAACTGATATGGTAGAATTTTTTGGTGAAAAACTTCAGGGCTTTACCACCTCAAAGTTTGCTTGGGTTCAATCTTACGGTTCAAGGTGTGTAAGACCACCTATAATTTATGCTGATATTAAGAGAAACGCACCAATGACTTTGGATGAAATAATATACGCTCAATCACTAACAAAAAAGCCCGTAAAGGGTATGCTTACAGGTCCAGTTACGATACTTAATTGGTCATTTGTAAGAGAAGACATTCCTAGAGAAGAAGTAGCATATCAAATAGCTCTTGCTCTTGCAGAAGAAATTTTAGATCTTGAAAAAAGCGGCATTAAAATAATTCAAATTGATGAACCAGCATTTAGAGAAGGTTTGCCTTTGAGAAAATCGAATAGAGAAAAGTATATTGATTGGGCTATAAAATCATTCAGATTGACAAATAGCAATGTAAAAAAGAATACTCAAATTCATACCCATATGTGTTATTCAGAGTTCAACGAAATGATTGATGCAATCTATGCTATGGACTCTGACGTAATTTCTATAGAAGCATCAAGAAGCAAAGGAGATATCCTAGAAGTTTTTGAAAAATTCAAATACGATCACGGTATAGGACTTGGAACCTATGATATCCACAGTCCGAGAGTACCATCTGTTTCCGAAATACTCGAAATATTAGAGCGATCTATAAAAGTTATTGATAAAAAGCTCATCTGGGTTAACCCTGACTGTGGTCTCAAGACAAGAGGTTGGGAAGAAACCATACCTTCACTAAAAAATATGGTTGAGGCTGCAAAAATTATGAGAGCAAGATATAATAAATAA
- the hisS gene encoding histidine--tRNA ligase produces MNYKAPKGTFDIFGKKAKIYEKIENVSKKIMNLYGFSQIRTPIFEDAGLFVRSLGETSDVVQKEMYLFKDKGDRLLALRPEGTAPVIRAIIENKLAQNSPIKLFYTGQMFRYERPQAGRFRQFYQFGAEIVGTHDPISDFEIIDSSIKILKELGVEYELHLNSVGCMDCRNVYKEVLLTFLKNHENELCENCKTRMYKNPLRVLDCKEDQCKLITSAAPKITDYLCDGCKIHFEKLQSYLKKFKIEYILDPRLVRGLDYYTKTAFEALNFSLGSQNAVLGGGRYDGLAEELGGKNLPGVGFASGIERLVTILERLDKTYEKEHKFMVIPVTENEFDFALEFLAQLRNFVCSLFPYDYKNLKSSMKLASKLDCDYVVLIGQDEIKNNMISLKNLENGQQKSFSKDEFLNIISNERCNFGL; encoded by the coding sequence TTGAACTACAAAGCACCAAAAGGAACTTTTGATATTTTCGGGAAAAAAGCTAAAATTTATGAAAAAATAGAAAACGTTAGCAAAAAAATTATGAATTTGTATGGCTTTTCACAGATAAGAACTCCGATATTTGAGGACGCAGGACTTTTCGTAAGAAGTCTTGGTGAAACCTCAGATGTGGTTCAAAAAGAGATGTATCTATTCAAAGATAAAGGAGACAGATTGCTTGCTCTAAGACCAGAAGGTACAGCCCCAGTAATAAGAGCGATAATAGAAAATAAACTTGCACAAAATAGTCCGATAAAGCTCTTTTATACGGGACAGATGTTTAGATACGAAAGGCCTCAGGCAGGTAGATTTAGGCAATTTTATCAGTTTGGAGCAGAAATTGTTGGAACACACGATCCAATTTCTGACTTTGAAATAATCGATTCTTCCATAAAAATATTAAAGGAATTAGGAGTAGAATATGAATTGCACCTTAACTCTGTAGGCTGCATGGATTGCAGAAACGTTTACAAAGAGGTTTTGCTTACTTTTTTGAAAAATCACGAAAACGAGCTTTGTGAGAACTGTAAAACCCGAATGTACAAAAACCCGCTAAGAGTTTTGGATTGCAAAGAAGATCAATGTAAACTTATAACATCAGCTGCTCCTAAAATTACAGATTATTTGTGTGATGGGTGTAAAATTCATTTTGAAAAACTTCAGAGCTATTTAAAGAAATTTAAAATTGAATATATATTAGATCCTCGTCTTGTAAGAGGACTTGATTACTACACAAAAACTGCATTTGAAGCGCTAAATTTCTCGCTTGGTTCACAAAATGCAGTTTTAGGTGGTGGAAGATATGATGGTTTAGCAGAAGAACTGGGAGGGAAGAATCTCCCAGGAGTAGGGTTCGCCTCAGGAATAGAAAGACTTGTTACTATTTTAGAAAGATTAGATAAAACCTATGAAAAAGAACATAAATTTATGGTAATTCCTGTAACAGAAAATGAATTTGACTTTGCTTTAGAATTTTTAGCACAATTAAGAAACTTTGTATGCTCTTTGTTTCCATACGATTATAAAAACTTAAAATCTTCTATGAAGCTTGCTTCTAAATTAGACTGTGACTACGTAGTATTAATAGGCCAAGATGAAATAAAAAATAATATGATTAGTTTAAAAAATCTTGAAAATGGCCAACAAAAGAGTTTTTCTAAAGATGAATTTCTAAATATCATAAGTAATGAGAGGTGCAATTTTGGCTTATAG
- a CDS encoding bifunctional UDP-sugar hydrolase/5'-nucleotidase: MIEVAISENPNNTILISIGDIFNRSFLSSYSGEKPVIEFMNYLKFDAMNLGFSEVMSNTYVISGLLKRLSFPAISINNERLKNMLELSAYTFIERGGLKIAIIGISNPEKVAELIPGSFIQPYIDYARKDGADLVILLSSIPLI, from the coding sequence ATGATAGAAGTCGCCATATCAGAAAATCCAAACAATACTATTCTAATATCCATTGGAGATATTTTTAATAGATCCTTTTTATCAAGTTATTCTGGAGAAAAACCTGTTATTGAGTTTATGAATTATCTTAAATTTGACGCAATGAATCTGGGATTTTCTGAAGTAATGTCAAATACATACGTGATCTCAGGCTTGTTAAAAAGGCTAAGCTTTCCTGCCATCTCTATAAACAACGAGCGATTGAAAAATATGCTTGAGTTATCAGCTTACACTTTCATTGAAAGAGGTGGGCTAAAAATTGCAATAATAGGCATATCAAATCCAGAAAAAGTTGCTGAATTAATACCAGGCAGTTTCATTCAACCATATATTGATTATGCCAGAAAAGATGGAGCAGATTTAGTAATTCTTTTGAGTTCTATACCTTTAATTTAA
- a CDS encoding tRNA-specific 2-thiouridylase: MNKRVIVGISGGIDSFYTAFLLRNSGFDVICLYIKLFDNHETFFRAKMLGELLGVKFEFYDAIKEFKKEVVDRSINMTLLGYTPNPCAFCNMKIKFRILEKIRSDFNYDYISTGHYVKIFHDDITRIFRGFDEKKDQSYFLALVPSIYLKNAIFPLGDFTKKYVKKVMQEKYSFWKDISSSQDLCFVKKGYKKLIQDICGVKVGKFLYKDKVVANHLGSYLYTIGESRGLGHKEPVKLYVESLNHEKNEVYLNTREFCYKSSIIVTDLNFFNELPDRCLVQIRYQAKPVICDIQFNENKLHVSFHEKVFAPTPGQIASFYSLDNRELLGGGIIIGTD, from the coding sequence TTGAATAAAAGAGTAATCGTTGGAATTAGTGGCGGTATAGATAGCTTCTATACCGCTTTCTTACTTAGAAACAGCGGATTTGATGTAATTTGTTTGTATATCAAGCTCTTTGATAATCATGAAACCTTCTTTCGAGCAAAAATGTTAGGTGAACTTTTGGGGGTAAAATTTGAATTTTACGATGCAATAAAAGAATTTAAAAAGGAAGTTGTTGACAGATCAATTAATATGACTCTCTTGGGATATACCCCAAATCCTTGTGCTTTTTGCAATATGAAGATAAAGTTTAGAATTTTGGAAAAGATAAGATCTGACTTTAATTATGACTATATTTCTACAGGTCACTATGTAAAAATTTTTCATGATGATATAACTAGAATTTTTAGAGGTTTTGATGAAAAAAAGGACCAAAGCTATTTTTTGGCTTTAGTTCCTTCGATCTATCTTAAAAACGCTATTTTTCCGCTAGGGGATTTTACAAAGAAATATGTAAAAAAGGTTATGCAAGAGAAATATTCATTTTGGAAAGATATTTCATCTAGTCAAGACCTGTGTTTTGTAAAAAAAGGATATAAAAAGTTAATTCAAGATATATGCGGAGTAAAAGTTGGTAAATTTTTGTATAAAGACAAGGTAGTTGCAAATCATTTGGGCTCATATCTTTATACAATTGGAGAAAGTAGGGGACTTGGTCACAAAGAACCAGTAAAGCTTTATGTAGAGAGCTTAAACCACGAAAAAAATGAGGTTTACTTGAATACAAGGGAGTTTTGCTACAAAAGTTCAATAATTGTAACTGATCTTAATTTTTTTAACGAGCTTCCAGATAGATGTTTGGTGCAGATAAGATATCAGGCAAAACCTGTTATCTGTGATATACAATTTAACGAAAATAAATTGCATGTAAGCTTTCATGAAAAGGTCTTTGCTCCAACTCCGGGTCAGATTGCATCATTTTATTCTTTAGATAATAGAGAACTACTAGGTGGTGGTATTATTATTGGGACTGATTAA
- a CDS encoding ATP-dependent helicase: MDLNLNEDQKRAVYSDSRALLIVAGAGTGKTRVLTTRAARLIKENPDARYLLLTFTKKAAREMTTRVRELIEEDTKNRLYSGTFHSFCSNIIRRRSERVGLTNDFVIIDESDSLDLMKKVFSRIYSKEKIDSLIFKPKDILSLYSYARNNNQDFIEIVQRKYKYVNFEDIKKIISLYELNKKERNYLDFDDLLMYGLLAIKTLEKSPFDEVLVDEFQDTNQIQAEMLYYFYDLGSRISAVGDDAQSIYSFRGAYYENMFNFIKRLDAEKIILSSNYRSTQQILDIANSIIQSSYSSIKKELVANVRLKENVKPKLVIVSDDWEEARYVAREMQKFGEKGLKVAALYRAAYIGRNLESQLNSMGIKYSFYGGQKLTESAHAKDFMSFLRVFVNPKDEIALIRILKMFPGIGEKKAEKIKDAVISGDNLKKALSKEKNLEELNIFFDKLFKITDWHDLLELVFDFYKDIMNRLYPENYEEREEDLIKFMDMSSNYDNLVEYLEAFTLDPVEKSEFDNNNVILSTIHSAKGLEFDVVFLLSVIESVYPHFRAQSTDEIEEERRLFYVAITRAKQRLIFTFPRHSKKSRGYFAKNTISPFLREKDNYLEVFIAR; the protein is encoded by the coding sequence TTGGATTTAAATTTAAATGAAGATCAAAAAAGGGCAGTTTATTCTGATAGCAGAGCGCTTTTGATAGTGGCTGGAGCAGGTACTGGCAAAACAAGAGTTTTAACAACTAGAGCAGCAAGACTTATAAAAGAAAATCCAGATGCAAGATATCTTCTACTCACCTTTACTAAAAAGGCAGCAAGGGAAATGACCACAAGAGTTAGAGAATTGATTGAAGAGGATACGAAAAATAGACTTTACTCTGGCACATTTCATTCTTTTTGTTCAAATATAATTAGGAGGCGTTCTGAAAGGGTTGGGTTGACCAATGATTTTGTTATCATTGATGAGTCTGATTCTCTTGATCTGATGAAGAAGGTATTTTCTAGGATCTATAGCAAAGAGAAAATTGATTCGCTAATATTTAAGCCAAAGGATATTTTATCATTATACTCATACGCAAGAAATAATAACCAAGACTTTATTGAGATTGTTCAAAGAAAATATAAATATGTTAATTTTGAAGATATTAAGAAGATTATAAGTTTATATGAACTAAATAAAAAGGAAAGAAATTATCTAGATTTTGACGATCTTTTGATGTATGGATTACTTGCAATTAAGACTCTTGAAAAAAGTCCTTTTGACGAAGTTTTAGTAGATGAGTTTCAGGATACAAATCAAATTCAAGCTGAAATGCTGTATTACTTTTATGATTTGGGTTCAAGGATAAGTGCGGTTGGCGATGACGCTCAAAGCATTTATTCTTTTAGAGGTGCTTATTATGAAAATATGTTTAATTTTATTAAAAGACTTGACGCTGAAAAAATTATTCTTTCTTCAAACTATAGATCAACTCAACAAATTTTAGATATTGCAAATTCTATTATTCAGTCTTCTTATAGTTCTATCAAAAAAGAGTTAGTAGCAAATGTGAGATTAAAAGAAAACGTTAAACCTAAATTGGTAATTGTTAGCGATGACTGGGAAGAAGCAAGATATGTAGCTAGAGAAATGCAAAAATTTGGCGAAAAAGGATTGAAGGTAGCTGCTTTATATAGAGCAGCGTATATTGGCAGAAACCTTGAGAGCCAACTTAACTCAATGGGAATAAAATATTCATTTTATGGTGGTCAAAAGTTAACTGAAAGCGCTCACGCTAAAGACTTTATGTCGTTTTTGAGAGTTTTTGTAAATCCAAAGGACGAAATAGCGCTAATCAGAATTTTAAAGATGTTTCCTGGAATTGGGGAGAAAAAAGCAGAAAAGATTAAAGATGCTGTGATTAGTGGGGATAACTTAAAGAAGGCATTGTCTAAGGAAAAAAATCTTGAAGAATTAAATATTTTTTTTGATAAATTATTTAAAATTACCGATTGGCATGACCTCTTGGAGTTGGTTTTTGATTTCTATAAAGATATAATGAACAGACTTTATCCTGAAAATTATGAAGAGAGAGAAGAAGATTTAATCAAATTCATGGATATGAGCTCTAATTATGATAATTTGGTAGAATATCTTGAAGCCTTTACTCTTGATCCGGTTGAAAAATCTGAATTTGACAATAATAATGTAATTTTAAGCACTATTCATTCGGCAAAAGGATTGGAATTTGACGTAGTATTCCTATTATCAGTGATAGAGAGCGTTTACCCACACTTTAGGGCCCAATCGACTGATGAAATTGAAGAAGAAAGAAGATTATTTTACGTAGCAATAACTAGAGCTAAGCAAAGACTTATATTTACATTTCCTAGACATTCAAAGAAAAGCAGGGGCTATTTTGCGAAAAACACTATTAGTCCCTTCTTAAGGGAAAAGGATAATTATCTGGAAGTTTTTATTGCAAGATAA
- a CDS encoding respiratory nitrate reductase subunit gamma produces MDWFSFLVGNVFSYLAIVVFFVGVPLQVYRWMKAPVVYPLTDFPAPKTAEGAFIKVLLDTFLFRPILLKIYNATVYTGKWTDLWVGGWIFHVSFALIIVGHIVGIGTLGHQFTILGVSPETSLHMSEFLGTISGIFLSLSLIYLLLRRFFNPIVRVMSDGIDYLIVLLILGISCMGNFMRFNPTYGVEYDVAQRWIMGLFTLHPVPLPDNPIFTWHLFLVETLLIYFPFSKLMHSCGIFFARWMITNYDPRKVMVFDWRSKVCEWKGGK; encoded by the coding sequence TTGGATTGGTTCTCTTTCTTAGTCGGTAATGTTTTTTCTTATTTAGCAATTGTTGTATTTTTTGTGGGGGTTCCACTTCAAGTTTATAGGTGGATGAAGGCTCCCGTAGTATATCCTTTGACGGATTTTCCAGCACCAAAGACCGCAGAGGGAGCTTTTATAAAGGTTCTTCTTGATACTTTTTTGTTTCGACCGATTCTTTTAAAAATTTATAATGCAACCGTTTATACGGGAAAATGGACAGATTTATGGGTTGGAGGATGGATATTTCACGTATCGTTTGCGCTTATTATAGTGGGTCATATTGTAGGAATCGGAACGCTTGGACATCAGTTCACAATTTTAGGAGTAAGTCCTGAAACGAGCTTGCATATGTCTGAGTTTTTGGGTACCATCTCTGGTATATTTCTTAGTTTGAGTTTGATCTATCTCTTGCTCAGAAGATTTTTTAACCCCATTGTTAGGGTAATGTCAGATGGTATTGATTACTTGATCGTTTTGTTAATTTTGGGCATTTCCTGTATGGGTAACTTTATGAGATTTAACCCTACTTATGGAGTAGAGTATGACGTAGCACAGAGATGGATAATGGGTCTTTTTACATTACATCCTGTGCCCCTTCCTGATAACCCTATCTTTACTTGGCATCTATTCCTCGTAGAAACCTTGCTTATTTACTTTCCTTTTAGTAAACTTATGCACTCATGTGGCATATTCTTCGCTCGTTGGATGATAACCAACTACGATCCTAGAAAAGTTATGGTTTTTGACTGGAGAAGCAAGGTTTGCGAATGGAAGGGAGGAAAATAG
- the trxA gene encoding thioredoxin, with protein MKELNELNFKDEISSGITLIDFWAPWCGPCRMIAPILEELDKEYAGKLKICKVNVDNDRALAQSLRIVSIPTLILYKDGEEQKRIVGAVAKEKITREISPFLA; from the coding sequence ATGAAGGAACTAAACGAATTAAACTTTAAGGATGAGATATCAAGTGGAATTACTTTGATAGACTTTTGGGCGCCGTGGTGTGGACCTTGTAGGATGATAGCACCTATTCTGGAAGAATTGGACAAAGAGTATGCTGGAAAACTAAAAATATGTAAAGTTAATGTTGATAATGATAGAGCGCTTGCGCAAAGTCTTAGGATTGTGAGTATTCCAACATTAATTTTGTATAAAGACGGAGAAGAACAAAAGAGAATTGTTGGTGCAGTGGCAAAAGAAAAAATAACAAGAGAAATCTCACCTTTTTTAGCTTAG